A single window of Corallincola holothuriorum DNA harbors:
- a CDS encoding DUF819 family protein — MHAETALITNDATILGILAVMLGGIFYTAYSSHPFWRKFYKYVPAILLCYFLPSFLNTFGVVDGHDSNLYFVASRYLLPACLVLLTLSVDLKAIAKLGNKAVILFLTGTVGIVIGGPIAILLVSVFAPEVLGGNGPDAVWRGMTTVAGSWIGGGANQAAMKEVYDVGGHIFSVMATVDVVMANIWMAILLLMAGNAKKIDARTGADTSAIEALKERVEKFHAEHGRIPHMKDLMVMIAIGFGVTGIGHALADVLAPWFADNVSFADRLSLNKHFFWLIIIATTLGLMLSFTKARKLEAVGASKVGSVMLYILIATIGLHMDITAIVETPLYFLIGAIWMVIHALLMLLVAKLIKAPLFYMAVGSQANVGGAASAPVVASAFHPALAPVGVLLAVLGYVLGTYMAWFCGQLLQLVAV; from the coding sequence ATGCACGCAGAAACCGCATTGATTACCAATGACGCAACTATCCTAGGGATCCTGGCCGTTATGCTAGGGGGTATTTTTTACACCGCTTACTCTTCTCACCCGTTTTGGCGCAAGTTCTATAAGTATGTGCCGGCCATTTTATTGTGTTATTTCCTACCCTCCTTTTTAAACACCTTTGGCGTGGTGGATGGTCATGATTCTAATCTCTATTTTGTTGCGTCCCGCTATCTGCTTCCTGCTTGTTTGGTATTGCTAACGCTGAGTGTTGATTTAAAAGCGATTGCGAAGCTGGGCAATAAGGCGGTGATTCTGTTTTTGACCGGTACTGTAGGCATCGTCATCGGTGGACCTATTGCCATTCTGCTGGTCTCTGTGTTTGCTCCAGAAGTGCTTGGTGGTAATGGCCCTGATGCCGTATGGCGGGGCATGACAACGGTTGCTGGTAGTTGGATCGGCGGTGGCGCCAATCAGGCAGCAATGAAAGAGGTCTATGATGTCGGCGGCCATATCTTCTCTGTGATGGCTACTGTGGATGTGGTCATGGCCAACATTTGGATGGCCATTCTGCTGCTGATGGCCGGTAATGCAAAGAAAATTGATGCAAGAACCGGTGCTGATACATCGGCTATCGAAGCACTGAAAGAACGGGTAGAAAAGTTCCACGCTGAGCATGGACGGATCCCACATATGAAGGATTTAATGGTGATGATCGCTATCGGCTTTGGTGTGACTGGTATTGGTCATGCGTTAGCCGATGTGTTGGCTCCCTGGTTTGCAGACAATGTCAGTTTTGCCGACCGGCTAAGCCTTAATAAGCACTTTTTCTGGCTGATCATTATCGCCACCACACTGGGGTTGATGCTGTCATTCACTAAAGCTAGAAAACTGGAAGCTGTGGGCGCGTCGAAAGTGGGCTCGGTGATGCTGTATATCTTGATCGCAACCATAGGCTTGCACATGGATATCACCGCTATTGTGGAAACGCCGCTTTATTTCCTGATCGGTGCTATCTGGATGGTCATTCATGCCCTGTTGATGCTGTTAGTGGCGAAGCTGATTAAAGCACCACTGTTCTATATGGCGGTGGGGAGCCAGGCTAATGTCGGTGGTGCCGCTTCTGCGCCAGTTGTTGCCTCGGCGTTTCATCCTGCATTAGCGCCGGTTGGTGTGTTGCTGGCTGTGCTTGGATATGTATTAGGGACTTATATGGCGTGGTTCTGTGGTCAGTTACTGCAGTTGGTTGCGGTTTAA
- a CDS encoding DJ-1 family glyoxalase III, with product MTIKVLVPIADGSEELEAVTMIDLLRRAGIDVTVASCTTDGGLEICASRGVKLVADHHISTLTDERYAMIALPGGMPGAELLRDSAPLLTLLTQQQGNGWIAAICAAPAVVLHSHGLIKGSATCHPAFQAQLPAANLMSDQPVVIDHDNRLVTSQGPGTAMTFALTLIEILAGADKRKLTAAPLCLAIE from the coding sequence ATGACCATCAAGGTGTTAGTCCCGATCGCAGACGGCAGTGAAGAGCTAGAAGCCGTCACCATGATTGATCTGTTAAGACGCGCAGGTATCGATGTCACTGTCGCCAGCTGCACAACTGATGGTGGCTTAGAGATCTGCGCATCGAGAGGCGTCAAGCTGGTCGCCGATCATCATATATCCACACTGACAGATGAACGGTATGCCATGATCGCACTGCCTGGCGGCATGCCGGGCGCAGAGTTATTACGCGACAGTGCCCCGCTTTTAACTCTGTTGACACAACAACAAGGCAACGGCTGGATCGCCGCTATCTGTGCCGCTCCTGCGGTGGTTCTGCACTCCCATGGCTTAATCAAGGGGTCTGCCACCTGCCATCCGGCTTTCCAGGCGCAATTACCAGCAGCGAATTTAATGTCTGATCAGCCCGTGGTCATTGACCATGACAACAGGCTGGTTACCAGTCAGGGACCAGGTACGGCAATGACGTTTGCACTGACGTTGATAGAGATACTCGCCGGTGCAGATAAACGTAAACTCACTGCAGCTCCCTTATGCCTAGCCATCGAGTAA